In Clostridium swellfunianum, a genomic segment contains:
- a CDS encoding amidohydrolase has product MAIYFNGNIITLEENKTAEAFCIRNGSFLAVGSEKEILKLKQPNEELIDLMGRTIVPGFNDSHMHFLGYAVFKSRVNLSEVSSIDELIEKTKQYIKENNISKGEWVISRGWNDNHFKELRLPNRFDLDKISTDHPIFFSRVCGHIGVANSKALELCNITSISDNPEGGIIDKENNQPTGILRENAMNYIFENLPSITKEDIKKVLKSAFEDALSCGLTTIHTEDMGTAGDLKTLIDAYKELETEKHLPLRFVLQLNLNNIKLIEKAKSLGIKSRLGSNRLNIGVLKLYQDGSLGGRTAAMEKPYEDADTDGVTIYSQEELDALVLEAHRAGFQIAIHAIGDRAMRMILDSYEKVKRLYPNKDLRPIIIHCQFTNKDLLERFRNLGVVANVQPSFVMTDFPIVEKAVGKERAVESYNWKTILDMGINVSFSSDAPIESFNPLYGIHAAVTRKDLIGSPFEGWYKEQCISVEEALKAFTLGSAYANFEETIKGSIAPGKLADFVVLSDNILSITPDNIKDIVVLETYVDGKQVYKR; this is encoded by the coding sequence ATGGCTATATACTTTAATGGAAATATAATAACGCTTGAGGAAAACAAAACAGCTGAGGCTTTTTGTATTAGAAATGGAAGCTTTTTAGCTGTAGGGTCAGAAAAAGAAATTTTAAAACTAAAACAACCGAATGAGGAATTGATAGATTTGATGGGCAGAACAATAGTGCCTGGCTTTAATGACTCTCATATGCATTTTTTAGGTTATGCTGTATTTAAAAGTAGGGTTAACTTGAGTGAGGTATCTTCTATAGATGAATTAATAGAGAAAACCAAACAGTACATAAAGGAAAATAATATCTCGAAAGGTGAATGGGTTATATCAAGAGGCTGGAACGATAATCATTTTAAAGAACTCAGACTACCAAACAGATTTGATCTAGATAAGATAAGCACTGACCACCCTATATTTTTTTCAAGGGTATGTGGTCATATTGGTGTTGCTAATTCCAAAGCTTTAGAGCTTTGCAATATAACCTCAATATCAGATAATCCTGAAGGCGGTATAATAGACAAAGAAAACAATCAACCAACAGGAATACTTAGAGAAAACGCTATGAATTATATATTTGAAAATCTTCCTTCCATAACAAAGGAAGATATAAAAAAGGTTTTAAAAAGCGCCTTCGAAGATGCCTTAAGCTGTGGGCTTACTACAATCCATACTGAGGACATGGGTACAGCAGGTGACTTAAAAACACTAATTGATGCCTATAAGGAGCTAGAAACAGAAAAACATCTTCCCTTAAGATTTGTACTTCAGCTTAACTTAAATAATATAAAACTTATAGAAAAGGCGAAATCCCTTGGTATTAAATCAAGACTTGGAAGCAACAGATTAAATATCGGTGTTCTTAAGCTTTATCAAGACGGCTCCTTAGGCGGAAGAACTGCTGCCATGGAAAAACCTTATGAAGATGCTGATACTGATGGTGTGACAATATATAGTCAAGAAGAACTGGATGCCTTGGTACTTGAAGCTCATAGAGCAGGCTTTCAAATAGCTATTCATGCTATTGGTGATAGGGCTATGAGAATGATCTTAGATTCCTATGAAAAGGTAAAAAGATTATATCCTAATAAAGACTTGCGCCCTATAATAATCCATTGCCAGTTTACAAATAAAGACCTACTCGAGAGATTCAGAAATTTAGGTGTAGTAGCAAATGTTCAGCCTTCCTTTGTCATGACAGACTTCCCAATAGTTGAGAAAGCTGTTGGAAAAGAACGTGCTGTTGAAAGCTATAACTGGAAAACTATACTTGACATGGGCATCAATGTTTCCTTCAGCTCTGACGCACCTATAGAGAGCTTTAATCCTCTTTACGGAATACATGCCGCTGTTACCAGAAAAGATTTAATTGGAAGCCCTTTTGAAGGTTGGTATAAAGAACAGTGTATTAGCGTTGAGGAAGCTCTCAAAGCCTTCACCTTAGGCTCAGCTTATGCTAACTTTGAAGAGACTATTAAGGGTTCTATCGCTCCTGGCAAGCTTGCAGACTTTGTAGTACTTTCAGATAATATACTTTCCATAACCCCTGATAATATAAAGGATATCGTAGTATTAGAAACCTATGTAGATGGCAAACAAGTATACAAAAGATGA
- a CDS encoding ABC transporter ATP-binding protein — protein sequence MKIKIEQLTKKYNEVLAVNNLDIEINSGNLVSILGPSGCGKSTLLYMLAGIIEPTEGSIFFEGTRINEVPIEKRNIGLVFQNYSLYPHMTVMENLIFPLRMANVKKKQAMEEALVISEILRIGDLLKRKPKELSGGQQQRVAIGRALIKKPRLLLMDEPFSNLDAALRVEMREEVKELQNRLNITTLFVTHDQEEAMAISDKIILMNKGRAIQYSTGEELYTSPNSIFSASFIGSPKINLIKQDVGLKIKHKQVGEQEIIGIRPEDIIISKDSKIAKDDLQGIISDLQNLGKETHFKLEADGIILRGLMMGNFQFSTGDKVYIHFRRVHYFRE from the coding sequence ATGAAAATTAAAATAGAACAACTGACTAAAAAATACAATGAAGTTTTAGCAGTAAATAATTTGGATATTGAGATTAACAGCGGAAACCTTGTATCCATTTTGGGACCAAGCGGCTGTGGAAAAAGTACGCTTTTATATATGCTCGCAGGAATTATAGAGCCTACGGAAGGCTCTATATTTTTCGAAGGGACTAGAATAAATGAAGTTCCTATAGAAAAAAGAAATATCGGTCTTGTTTTTCAGAACTACTCCTTGTATCCTCACATGACTGTGATGGAGAATCTTATTTTTCCTCTTAGAATGGCTAACGTGAAGAAAAAGCAAGCTATGGAAGAAGCTTTAGTAATTTCTGAAATTCTTAGGATAGGAGATTTATTAAAAAGAAAGCCAAAGGAACTTTCTGGTGGGCAACAGCAGCGAGTAGCCATAGGAAGAGCTCTTATTAAAAAGCCTAGACTTCTTTTGATGGACGAACCGTTTTCAAACCTTGATGCAGCTTTAAGAGTTGAAATGAGAGAAGAAGTAAAAGAACTTCAAAATAGGCTTAATATAACAACTCTTTTTGTAACTCATGATCAGGAAGAGGCCATGGCTATATCTGATAAAATTATTTTAATGAATAAAGGCCGAGCTATTCAGTACTCTACAGGAGAAGAACTTTATACTTCGCCAAATTCAATATTCTCTGCCAGCTTCATTGGAAGTCCTAAGATAAATTTAATTAAGCAGGATGTAGGCTTGAAAATAAAGCATAAACAAGTTGGGGAGCAAGAGATAATAGGCATAAGGCCTGAAGATATTATTATTTCTAAGGATAGTAAAATTGCCAAAGATGACCTTCAGGGCATTATTAGTGACCTGCAAAACCTAGGAAAAGAGACGCACTTCAAGCTTGAAGCAGATGGAATAATATTAAGAGGGTTAATGATGGGTAATTTTCAATTTAGCACAGGGGACAAGGTGTATATACATTTTAGAAGGGTTCATTATTTCAGAGAATGA
- a CDS encoding carbohydrate ABC transporter permease, with amino-acid sequence MKLRNTKGYLYLLPSLIITTLFQIYPVAKMLAMSFYTKFDYIRDIVYKRGFDNFTYVLTDSDFYMALKNTVLYVLISVPLSIGLALFIAVLLNQNIKLRSFFRSVYFLPFVTSTIAISVGWKWIFNTDAGLINYILGSLGFQTHSFLRDSRFTMPLLILLSIWKGLGYDVVIILAGLQNIDDRYYYAAKVDGASSFKVFREITLPLLSPIIFFLSITSIIRGFKIFDEIFVLYDRGAGPLNSGMTIVYYIFNKFYMNWQFSVASAASFILLVIILVFTIFQFYIAKKKVHY; translated from the coding sequence ATGAAACTGAGAAACACTAAAGGTTATTTATATCTACTTCCAAGCCTCATTATCACAACCTTGTTCCAAATTTATCCTGTGGCAAAAATGCTTGCAATGAGCTTTTATACCAAGTTTGATTATATAAGAGATATAGTATATAAAAGAGGATTTGATAATTTCACTTATGTTCTCACAGATAGTGATTTTTATATGGCACTTAAAAATACAGTTTTGTATGTATTAATATCCGTTCCTCTTTCAATTGGACTAGCATTATTTATAGCAGTTTTATTGAATCAAAATATTAAGTTGAGGAGCTTTTTTAGAAGTGTATATTTTTTACCATTTGTAACATCTACAATAGCCATATCAGTAGGGTGGAAATGGATATTCAATACAGATGCAGGACTCATTAACTACATATTAGGCAGTCTTGGGTTCCAAACGCATTCTTTTTTAAGAGACAGCAGGTTTACAATGCCTCTGTTAATACTTTTAAGTATATGGAAAGGCTTAGGATATGATGTAGTAATAATTTTAGCAGGGCTTCAAAATATTGATGACAGATATTATTATGCAGCTAAGGTGGATGGAGCCAGCAGCTTTAAGGTTTTTAGAGAAATAACTCTGCCGCTTTTATCCCCAATTATATTTTTTCTCAGCATAACATCCATAATAAGAGGATTTAAAATATTTGACGAGATATTTGTTCTGTACGATAGAGGGGCTGGGCCATTAAACAGCGGAATGACTATTGTTTACTATATATTTAATAAGTTTTATATGAACTGGCAGTTTTCAGTAGCTTCAGCTGCATCTTTTATACTTCTAGTGATAATACTGGTTTTTACTATATTCCAATTTTATATTGCTAAAAAGAAAGTTCATTACTAG
- a CDS encoding carbohydrate ABC transporter permease produces MSKKILDKFLIYLVLISGALLILLPFIWIFLTSVKAPDEIFTKEIVILPKKFRWDNYLEVLKLKNFARYLFNSVIVTVSITLGELITTILAAFAFSNLEFKGRDIIFTILMATMMVPGEVILIPNFVLLSHLKWINTYKALIIPWCTSVFAIFFLRQYFLGIPKQLYYAAKVDNCGDFKYITRIMMPIAKPAIITIALLKIINSWNSFMWPLIVTNNEEMRTLPIVLSKFSSEAGMDYHILMAASAVIILPMLIIFILLSKYIINGVGSSGIKG; encoded by the coding sequence ATGAGTAAAAAAATTCTAGATAAGTTTTTAATATATTTAGTTCTAATATCAGGAGCTTTATTAATTCTTCTGCCCTTTATATGGATTTTTCTCACTTCCGTAAAGGCGCCAGATGAGATATTTACAAAAGAAATAGTGATTTTGCCTAAAAAATTTAGATGGGATAACTACTTAGAAGTACTTAAGCTCAAGAATTTTGCGAGATATCTTTTTAACAGTGTTATAGTAACTGTATCTATAACCTTGGGGGAACTCATAACTACAATACTGGCAGCCTTTGCTTTTTCAAATTTAGAGTTTAAAGGAAGAGATATCATATTTACAATTCTTATGGCAACCATGATGGTGCCTGGGGAAGTGATTTTAATACCAAATTTTGTTCTTTTAAGCCATCTTAAATGGATAAATACCTACAAGGCATTGATTATTCCATGGTGCACAAGCGTATTTGCTATATTCTTCTTAAGACAATACTTTTTAGGAATTCCAAAACAACTTTATTACGCTGCAAAGGTTGATAATTGCGGCGACTTTAAGTACATTACAAGAATAATGATGCCTATTGCAAAGCCTGCAATTATTACTATAGCACTTTTGAAAATAATAAATAGCTGGAATTCATTTATGTGGCCTCTTATTGTAACAAATAATGAGGAAATGAGGACTCTGCCCATAGTTCTATCAAAGTTCTCATCAGAGGCAGGTATGGACTACCATATACTTATGGCGGCGTCGGCCGTAATCATTTTACCTATGCTAATCATTTTTATTCTGCTGTCTAAATACATTATAAACGGTGTAGGCAGCAGTGGGATTAAAGGATAA
- a CDS encoding ABC transporter substrate-binding protein, which yields MNRKLLSLILSGVMTISLTACGAKKDTSTAEGQKPAQIQTKIENEVEIEFWHAMSGVNQEAMQKITNDFMTKNPKIKVKLVNQGNYRELFDKLMGAAKSNTLPTITQIYNNRLTWYIDKNLVEDLNPYLNNKEVGMTQEEINDIPKIYRDDNTFGDKTFAVPFNKSMMVLYYNEDMLKEKGVSVPKTWDEFKDAAKKLTVDSNNDGKPEVYGVAFENNISTDIGIWVRQAGGEVIDEKIDKINFNTPETKTAIDLINGMIQNKTATLAGEDKNANNTLIKGGAAMCVASTSAIPYIQKGLKAKWFAAPLPTSKEQVQLYYGTNVAMFNTVKPEQKLAAWLYLRYLTNTENTAYFSMQTGYMPVRDSAIKSEVYQKFLKETPVKEVPLKSLDKGWMGARQIGVIPALDTLGAELDQVFNNKKTIDEALKTAQEKGEKAMKEARAN from the coding sequence ATGAACAGAAAATTACTATCGCTAATACTTTCAGGGGTTATGACAATTAGCTTAACAGCCTGCGGAGCTAAGAAGGATACTTCAACAGCAGAAGGACAAAAGCCAGCGCAAATTCAAACTAAAATAGAAAATGAGGTTGAAATCGAGTTTTGGCATGCCATGAGTGGTGTAAATCAAGAAGCTATGCAGAAGATAACAAACGACTTTATGACAAAGAATCCAAAGATAAAGGTTAAGCTTGTAAATCAAGGAAACTACAGAGAACTATTTGATAAGCTTATGGGGGCAGCAAAAAGCAACACGCTTCCTACTATAACTCAAATTTATAACAACAGACTAACTTGGTATATTGATAAGAACTTAGTTGAAGATTTAAATCCATACTTAAACAACAAAGAAGTAGGTATGACCCAGGAAGAAATAAATGATATACCTAAAATATACAGAGATGATAATACCTTTGGGGACAAGACCTTTGCTGTTCCGTTTAATAAGAGCATGATGGTGCTTTATTATAATGAGGACATGCTTAAGGAAAAAGGTGTGTCAGTTCCAAAAACTTGGGATGAATTTAAAGATGCAGCTAAAAAGCTTACTGTTGATTCTAACAATGATGGAAAGCCAGAGGTTTACGGTGTAGCCTTTGAAAATAATATTTCAACTGATATTGGAATTTGGGTAAGGCAAGCTGGTGGAGAAGTTATTGATGAAAAGATAGATAAAATAAACTTCAACACACCAGAAACAAAAACAGCTATTGATTTAATAAACGGCATGATTCAGAATAAGACTGCTACTTTAGCAGGGGAAGATAAAAATGCTAACAATACTTTAATAAAAGGTGGAGCAGCGATGTGCGTAGCGTCTACTTCAGCAATTCCTTATATTCAAAAGGGCTTAAAGGCTAAGTGGTTTGCAGCTCCGCTTCCAACTAGCAAGGAACAAGTTCAATTATATTATGGTACAAATGTGGCTATGTTTAATACTGTTAAGCCAGAACAAAAGCTTGCAGCCTGGTTGTACCTAAGATATTTAACTAATACTGAAAATACAGCCTACTTTTCAATGCAAACAGGTTATATGCCGGTTAGAGACTCTGCTATAAAGAGTGAAGTATATCAAAAATTTCTAAAGGAAACTCCAGTAAAAGAAGTTCCCCTTAAATCTTTAGATAAGGGCTGGATGGGAGCAAGGCAAATAGGAGTTATACCTGCATTAGATACTTTAGGAGCAGAGCTTGATCAAGTGTTTAACAACAAGAAGACTATTGATGAAGCATTAAAGACAGCTCAGGAAAAAGGCGAGAAAGCTATGAAGGAAGCTAGAGCTAATTAG
- a CDS encoding spore germination protein, translating to MDIKKNIIPISDNIDKNLEIVKNILSNNQKIAFKKFESSAEDSVKFCSVFIKNLCDTDKVVDNIISPIMLKDISCKIEGAKRVDFVLTKVVFTHDNSKINSINQCIEKLTRGNTVLFIEGSREAVVADCANRRERSITEPESNKVSRGPKAGFTESIETNVTLIQQIIHSHNLKINYLTIGAQTKTKICVAYMENIASSSIIRELFERMKRIDIDGILDSHYIESFITDAPLSVFPTTGFADRPDIACSKLLEGRIVIICDGSPDVITVPYLFVENFQSNDDYYKNYAIASFYRVLRYMSFVITCLAPSIYLSMVTYHQELIPTNLLYSIMAARSSIPFPTIFELMLMLLVFETLIEASRRLPPNIGPTVSIVGGLILGQAAVTARLVSAPIIIMTAVSGTTSFLIPFTAGPVIFIRLFCLAFSAVLGFYGLVFALMLLIVYMLSLRSFGVPYTLGVTTFKSYDIQDTMLRLPWWYMKYRTRIVAARNLIRKSVKK from the coding sequence ATGGACATTAAAAAGAATATTATACCTATTTCAGATAATATAGATAAAAATTTAGAAATTGTTAAAAATATTCTAAGCAACAATCAGAAAATTGCATTTAAAAAATTCGAGAGTTCAGCAGAAGACAGTGTAAAATTCTGTTCTGTATTTATAAAAAATCTATGCGATACTGACAAAGTAGTAGATAATATTATAAGTCCTATCATGTTGAAAGATATTAGCTGCAAAATTGAAGGAGCAAAAAGAGTAGACTTTGTCCTTACAAAGGTAGTTTTCACTCATGATAATAGCAAGATTAACTCAATTAACCAATGCATAGAGAAGCTTACAAGAGGAAATACAGTATTGTTTATAGAAGGTTCTAGAGAAGCCGTTGTTGCAGACTGTGCCAATAGAAGAGAAAGATCCATTACAGAACCTGAATCAAATAAGGTTTCGAGAGGCCCAAAAGCAGGATTTACGGAATCAATTGAAACTAATGTAACACTCATACAGCAAATAATTCACAGCCATAATCTTAAGATAAACTATTTAACAATAGGTGCTCAAACAAAAACAAAGATATGTGTAGCTTATATGGAGAATATTGCCTCTAGCAGTATTATAAGAGAACTTTTTGAAAGAATGAAAAGAATAGACATTGATGGAATTTTGGATTCTCACTACATAGAAAGTTTCATCACTGATGCGCCTCTTTCTGTTTTCCCTACTACAGGCTTTGCTGATAGACCTGATATTGCATGTTCAAAGCTATTAGAAGGTAGGATTGTAATAATATGCGATGGAAGTCCGGATGTTATAACAGTTCCATACTTATTTGTTGAAAACTTTCAGTCAAATGATGATTATTATAAGAATTATGCTATAGCAAGCTTTTATAGAGTTCTAAGATATATGTCCTTTGTTATAACATGCTTAGCACCATCTATCTATTTGTCCATGGTGACGTATCACCAAGAGCTTATACCAACTAATTTACTTTACAGCATCATGGCTGCAAGAAGTTCAATACCATTTCCAACAATTTTTGAGCTTATGCTGATGCTTCTGGTTTTTGAAACTCTTATAGAAGCAAGCAGAAGACTGCCTCCGAACATAGGACCAACTGTAAGCATTGTAGGTGGATTAATACTTGGGCAAGCGGCAGTAACTGCAAGATTAGTTAGCGCACCAATTATAATTATGACGGCAGTATCAGGGACTACAAGCTTTTTAATACCATTTACAGCAGGCCCAGTTATTTTTATAAGATTATTTTGTCTTGCATTTTCCGCAGTATTAGGGTTTTATGGGCTTGTTTTTGCACTTATGTTGTTAATAGTGTATATGCTGTCACTTCGATCTTTTGGGGTTCCGTATACTCTTGGAGTTACTACCTTCAAAAGTTATGATATACAAGATACTATGCTCAGACTTCCATGGTGGTATATGAAGTATAGAACAAGAATAGTTGCCGCTAGAAATCTTATCCGAAAGAGTGTCAAGAAATAA
- a CDS encoding Ger(x)C family spore germination protein, which produces MKWKKNIYTLLLIYCSTLLSGCWNYTEVEERFIITAVGIDCVEGEEMYKVTMKAVNAKPTSGGIELVPVVLAGKGKSIFEAIRKCAVLYGRKLYWSHLQSIILNESIAEENVFKALDFFYRDAEVRQDNILFISSGSSAEEMVRLESDLQSERYFTLRYAVKTERFTGTFPRVDLMDFFSESLEESFEPILPIVRVTHDMDKNGIKIEGAAVIRNHKKIGELSPYETLMVLIVKNKIENPLLIIPINDSKNVIDNKVVTMEVFNSKTKIRSNTDDKNVSISLSIEMDASIAEMNYSMNYLDEDSIKELQNLLQSDIEQRISKTIKSVQQNYSSDIFGFGKQIEIDNSKAWNSIKDNWDEKFKEVPVSIEVIANIRSTGKVTKLSGE; this is translated from the coding sequence ATGAAGTGGAAAAAAAATATATATACATTATTGCTTATTTATTGCAGCACACTTTTGAGTGGGTGTTGGAACTATACGGAAGTTGAAGAAAGATTTATTATTACTGCTGTGGGTATAGATTGCGTGGAAGGTGAAGAGATGTACAAGGTTACTATGAAGGCAGTAAATGCAAAACCAACCTCTGGAGGAATTGAATTAGTTCCTGTAGTTTTAGCTGGAAAAGGAAAAAGTATATTTGAGGCTATAAGAAAATGTGCAGTATTATATGGAAGGAAACTCTATTGGAGTCATCTTCAGTCTATTATACTCAATGAAAGTATAGCGGAAGAGAATGTTTTTAAAGCCTTGGATTTTTTTTATAGGGATGCTGAAGTAAGGCAGGATAATATACTATTTATTAGCAGTGGCTCATCAGCTGAAGAGATGGTGAGATTAGAATCAGATTTGCAAAGTGAAAGATATTTTACTTTAAGATATGCAGTGAAAACTGAAAGATTTACAGGAACGTTTCCAAGAGTTGATTTAATGGACTTTTTTTCGGAGTCTTTAGAAGAAAGCTTTGAACCTATTCTTCCTATTGTTAGAGTCACTCACGATATGGACAAAAATGGTATAAAGATTGAGGGAGCAGCAGTAATTCGTAATCATAAGAAGATTGGAGAATTGAGCCCCTATGAAACTTTAATGGTGCTTATAGTTAAAAATAAAATTGAAAATCCTTTATTAATTATTCCGATTAATGATAGCAAAAATGTAATAGATAACAAGGTAGTAACCATGGAAGTTTTTAACTCCAAAACAAAAATCAGAAGTAATACTGATGATAAAAATGTAAGTATTTCACTTTCTATTGAAATGGATGCATCAATTGCTGAAATGAATTATTCTATGAATTATCTGGATGAAGATTCTATAAAAGAACTTCAAAATCTCCTCCAGTCTGATATAGAACAACGCATTAGCAAAACAATTAAAAGTGTTCAGCAAAATTATAGTTCAGATATATTTGGTTTTGGAAAGCAGATAGAAATAGATAATTCTAAGGCTTGGAACAGTATAAAAGATAACTGGGATGAAAAATTCAAAGAAGTGCCAGTAAGCATAGAAGTAATTGCAAATATAAGGAGCACAGGAAAAGTTACAAAACTAAGCGGGGAGTGA
- a CDS encoding GerAB/ArcD/ProY family transporter yields MKEIISSKQSIALVIAVILDGAMVFATAAEGGRDSWISIIIAISISFILFMLYCKINTLFPEKDLYTINREAMGKILGNTINILYVWYFLHIGSLTLRDFGEFMSVLTMPEVPRITITLLSTITAVYMVKKGCEVIGRFALFASISTLIILVVLSSLLLSKVDIRKILPIMARGISPVLLGSWSAITFPFGECVLFTVIFANVNNRKALRKGYFVGLVLGGAFLLLITFLEVSVLSEKAIGFLYFPFYTLLSRIRVGEFIQRLEIIGGVILNIFGMIKISLCLYAASLGISRLLKIDNYKILCLPVGMILLNLSDILYEDVMSLVSWTIKYYKYYALPFQVFFPILIIIIVKIKKLTA; encoded by the coding sequence ATGAAAGAGATAATTTCATCAAAGCAATCAATAGCATTGGTAATAGCGGTCATTCTTGATGGAGCAATGGTATTTGCAACTGCGGCAGAAGGTGGAAGAGATTCGTGGATTTCTATAATTATAGCTATTAGTATATCTTTTATATTGTTTATGCTTTATTGTAAGATAAATACACTCTTTCCTGAAAAAGACTTGTACACAATAAATAGGGAAGCCATGGGAAAAATATTAGGAAACACTATTAATATTCTTTATGTATGGTATTTTTTGCATATAGGATCACTTACATTAAGAGATTTTGGAGAATTTATGAGTGTGTTAACCATGCCAGAGGTTCCACGAATAACAATTACACTTTTATCTACAATTACTGCTGTATATATGGTTAAAAAAGGATGCGAAGTTATAGGCAGATTTGCATTATTTGCAAGCATATCAACCCTAATTATTTTAGTTGTTCTAAGCAGTCTTCTTCTAAGCAAGGTGGATATTAGAAAAATTTTGCCTATAATGGCCAGAGGTATATCTCCGGTTTTATTAGGGAGTTGGTCTGCCATTACCTTTCCATTTGGAGAATGTGTACTATTTACTGTTATATTTGCTAATGTAAATAACCGTAAGGCATTAAGAAAAGGCTATTTCGTTGGTTTAGTTCTCGGAGGAGCATTTTTACTATTAATCACTTTCTTAGAGGTTTCAGTTTTAAGTGAAAAAGCAATAGGTTTCCTATACTTCCCATTTTATACTTTACTTAGCAGAATTAGAGTTGGTGAATTCATTCAGAGACTTGAGATAATTGGAGGTGTAATCCTTAATATTTTTGGAATGATAAAAATAAGTTTATGCTTGTATGCTGCATCTTTAGGAATTAGTAGATTACTAAAAATAGATAATTACAAGATTTTATGTTTGCCAGTGGGCATGATTCTTCTTAATTTATCTGATATACTATACGAAGATGTAATGAGCTTGGTTTCATGGACTATAAAGTATTATAAATACTATGCTCTTCCATTTCAAGTTTTTTTTCCAATTCTAATAATTATAATAGTAAAGATTAAAAAACTGACTGCATAA